One part of the Streptomyces nigra genome encodes these proteins:
- a CDS encoding LysR family transcriptional regulator: MDFEDVSLTALRVFRAVAEHGTFTAAAASLGYTQSAVSRQVAAIERAAGTQLLQRRREGVRLTAAGRTVLRHATVVLDEIEATARELSGLPPAAGTVRLGWIPSAGAVLLPRALTELGRTDPGLRVVSREGTTPTLVRALRAGSLDLVLLGSAPPFRSPDTETPPLVVETLTERSLRLAVPASHPLARGDFVDVADLRGQRWIAGPSSGEDRLMGVWPGLDERPEIAHTARDWLAKLHLVAAGLGLTTVSAALAPAAPEGVRILPVRGGPQEQRRLLLASLARRPTQSVNRVAAALRAAALAVT; this comes from the coding sequence ATGGACTTCGAGGATGTCTCCCTCACCGCGCTGCGCGTCTTCCGCGCCGTCGCCGAACACGGGACCTTCACCGCGGCCGCCGCGTCCCTGGGCTACACCCAGTCCGCCGTGTCCCGGCAGGTGGCCGCGATCGAACGGGCAGCGGGCACCCAACTGCTGCAGCGCCGGCGCGAAGGCGTACGGCTGACCGCGGCCGGCCGCACCGTCCTTCGGCACGCGACGGTCGTGCTCGACGAGATCGAAGCGACCGCCAGGGAACTGTCCGGCCTGCCCCCAGCGGCCGGTACCGTCCGCCTGGGATGGATCCCCAGCGCGGGAGCCGTCCTACTCCCCCGGGCCCTCACCGAACTCGGCCGCACCGACCCGGGTCTGCGCGTGGTCAGCCGTGAGGGCACCACCCCCACCCTCGTACGCGCCCTGCGCGCCGGCAGCCTGGACCTGGTTCTGCTGGGCTCCGCGCCGCCCTTCCGCTCGCCGGACACCGAGACGCCCCCGCTCGTGGTGGAGACGCTCACCGAGCGTTCCCTGCGCCTGGCGGTACCGGCCTCCCATCCCCTCGCCCGGGGCGACTTCGTCGATGTGGCCGACCTCCGCGGACAGCGCTGGATCGCGGGCCCCTCCTCCGGCGAGGACCGCCTGATGGGCGTATGGCCAGGTTTGGACGAACGCCCCGAGATCGCCCACACCGCACGCGACTGGCTCGCCAAACTCCACCTCGTCGCCGCGGGTTTGGGGCTGACCACCGTGTCGGCGGCGCTCGCCCCGGCCGCACCCGAGGGCGTCCGCATCCTGCCGGTGCGCGGCGGACCTCAGGAACAACGGCGCCTGCTCCTGGCCAGCCTGGCCCGCCGCCCCACGCAGTCCGTCAACCGCGTAGCGGCTGCCCTCCGCGCCGCCGCGCTCGCTGTCACCTGA